The Fundidesulfovibrio soli genomic interval CTGGACATGGCCCACCCTTACTATCTGGTTGAGCTCAAACCCCATCTCGTCCCGGATGGCGACAAGGAGACCCGACATGGCTGATACGTTCTGCGTGACCATCACCCACTGCCGCACCGACGGCGACAAGGCGACCCTGGGCTTCGTGGTGGCCAACGCCGCCCTGGGCAGCGAGAAGGACACCATGATCTTCCTGAGCACCGACGGCGTGTACTGCGCCGTGAAGGGCGAGGCGGAGAAGATCGACGAGGGCGCGCCCTTCGCACCCCTGAAGGAGCTCATCAACAAGTTCGTGGCCGCCGGCGGCAAGATCTACGTCTGCACGCCGTGCCTGAAGAAGCGCGGCCTCTCCGAGACGGACCTCATCGAGGGCGCGACCCCGGCGGGCGGCGCGGTGCTGGTGGAGTGGCTGAGCAACGGCTCCCCTTGCGTGGCGTATTAGCGGCGGGGTGGCATGTGACCGCTGGGGGGGGGAAGGCCTCCGGCGGCCAAGGGGCTTCGCCCCTTGGAATCCCTTCCCGGTCTAGGGCGGTGGCAGCTGGCGCGGGACCGGCGCACAGGCAGATGAAAAGTGAGAATAAAGCCCCATGAGCGCGACTGAAACAACGTTGGCGGCCCTTCGGCCCGACCGGGTGTTCGACGGCGGCGACCTGGACTGCGGCTCCGGCCTGGCCCTGATGATCCGCGAGCACATGCTGGCCGTGCCTCCGGGCGGCGTGCTGGAGATGCTCAGCCGAGAGCCCACCGTGGCCGACGACCTGCCGCCCTGGTGCAGGCTCTCGGGCCACCAGTACCTGGGCAGCCTGCCCGGGGAGGGCCGCACCCGCTACTTCATGCGCCGGGGCGAGGCCGCCGGGTCGGCGAACGCCGCGGATGCGGAGCGCAAGGCCCTGGAGGAGGACAAGCGCCGCGCCAAGGCCTACGAGTGGCGTCTGCGCGTTCGCGCCGGGGCCAACCTCTCCAGCACCGCCTACTGCCGCAACTTCTCCTGGAAGCTCGGCCAGCCCGCCAGCTTCGAGGAGCGCGACGAGCACCCGAGCGCCGTGGAGGCCCTGCTGGGCGCGCTCGGCGGCGCGCTGGCCACGGGCTACGCCACGGAGTGCTCTCGGGACGGCCTGGAGATGGACGACATCGAGATCACCGTCAAAGGCAGGCTGGGCAACATCCTGGCCCACCTGGGCCTGGAGGAGGGCGACCCTTCCTTCAGCGGCATCGAGGTGCGCTGCTTCGCCTCCACCTTGGATGATGAAACAAAGGCCCGCGCCGCCTGGGACCGGGCCGTGGCCCGCTCCCCCCTGGCGGCCACCCTGGCCAAAGCGCTGGACCTGAAAACGAGCTTCACCACCGTATGACCACCTTCACCACCACCCAAGTGGGCAGCTGGCCCCGCTCCAAGAGGATGCTGCGCGCCCTGCGCGACCGCCGCACCGGCGCCATGAACCGCGCGGCCTTCGATGCCGTGGCCGAGGACGAGATCCGCCGCACCGTGCGCATCCAGGAGCGGGCCGGGCTGGACGTGCTCGTGGACGGCGAGCACCGCCGAGACAATTTCTACTCCTTCATCACGGACAAGGTGGAAGGGACGCGGCTCATGTCCCTGGCCGAGATGCTCGACGAGATGGAGGACAAGTCCGGCTTCGAGGAGATGCTCACCACCCTGGACGTGCCCGCCTCGGCCATACGCAACCCCACCTGCATCGGCAGGCTCGCGCGCCGTGAACCCCTGGCCGTGGACGACCTGCGCTTCATGCGCACCCTCACGGACAAGCCTGTGAAGATCACCTTGCCGGGGCCGTATCTGCTCACGCGCTCCATGTGGGTGGGGGCCTACACGCGTAAGGTCTACGCCAGCCAGCGGGAGATGGGCGACGACGTGGTGCGCCTGCTGCGCGAGGAGCTGTTGGAGCTGGCCGCCGAGGGCTGCGAGTTCGTGCAGTTCGACGAGCCCGTGCTCACCGAGGTGGTCATGAGCGGGGAGTGCGGCCGACGAACATTCATGTGAGCGACGCTCGCCACCCGCCGGGACGTGGGTGAAGAACTTGGCTACGCAGCGGAGCTTATCAACCGGGTGGTGGAGGGTGTCGAAGGCACCCGCACCGGCCTGCACATCTGCCGGGGCAACTGGAGCACCCGCGAGGAGGTGCTGCTCACGGGCGACTATCGCCCCCTGCTGCCCGCGCTGACGAAAATGCGCGTGCGACAGTTCGTGCTGGAGTACGCCACCCCGCGCGCGGGGGAGATCGAGGTGGTTGGGGCGGCCTTGTCCGGCGCGGTGCCCGGTTCGCGGACGCCCCGTGAGCTGGGGCTGGGCGTGGTCAACCCCCGCACCGTGGAAGTGGAAACCCCGGAGGAGATCGCCGCTCACGCCGAGGAGGCGCTGCGCTTCTACAGACCGGACCAGCTGTTCCTGAACACGGACTGCGGGTTCGGCTGCTTCGCTAGCCGCTGCGTCAACGTGGAGGAGGTGGCGGCGGCCAAGATCGCCTCCATCGCCCAGGCAGCCCGGCTGCTGCGGGAGCGCCACGGCTGAGACGGGCGTCAGGTTCCAGCCTGGTGGGGCGGGGGGCGCCCCACCGCCCCGATGAAGTCATTCCAGGGCGCCATCAAGCAAGCCTGGGCAGGCTCGTGAATGCTCCGCCCGGAGCGTGTGAAGCTGCCCGGGCGGAGTGCGCTCTCAGTTCAGCAGTTCCAGGGCGGGGCCACGAGTTCAGCGTCCCAGCCGTGTCCGAGCAGCCTGGCCCGGGCCTCCACGTAGCGGGAGAAGGTCTCGATGGCCTCCTTGAGTTCCGCCAGCGGTACGGCTTCCTGGCAGCACGGATGCTTGGTGATGGTCTCCAGCAGATGCACGTCGTCGAGCGAGACTTCGAACTTGCTGCCGCACTTGCATTTGATCTTCAGCAGGTGCGGAATGAGCGGGGTGGTGGTCACGAAATCTGTTTCCCTTGGCACGGACGGCATGGAGTCGGGCATGGTGGCCTCCTTGGCTTGTCGCGGGACGGACGCCCGGGACGTGGCGGGGTGGAACGCGGCCTTCGGGATCCTGCTTTGCGGCTGGGGCCGGAATGCACGGCACGCAAGGCGCGGCGAGACTCTGCGTGTGGCCAGTCCGGCCGCGCGAGCATTTGAAAGAACCAGGGCTGACCCAAGCGGCCGGGACTCAGGAGCGCTCGCTTTAGTGCGATGCGGAGCGCGAGAGCCTTCGCCGGCCGCGTGCGCTTGGTGATACAGCACGACAATATCGCACGCGACATGACTGTAATATGCAACACATTGATATTGTTATTTATCTATCATTGTCACCTTTTGTAGCATATAACGGGGGATTGTCAACGGCGTGTTGCTGAAATGGCGTGCGGGCCGTCATTGTCCAGGGTGTCGCACTTAACTGGACCAGGCAAAATAATCGCTCCCGACGCGCGTATGTTGATGTTGTGCAGGCTCATTGCATGGCGATCAATTTGATTATGTTCAGGATGCATCACCCCGTTGCGGTTGTGGCCAGGGCGGCCCGCCTCCTTCGGCCAAGGCTGGCCGAAAAAACAAGCCCCGACGGACCCGAAGGTCCGGCGGGGCTTGCCAGCGATCGAGGGAGCCGAAGCGGTTCCCTGTGAAAGCTCTTTGATAAAGAACTAGGCGGTCTTGGGGGCCTTTTTCTTTTTCTTCTTCTTGGCCATCTGCTCGATGGAGGAGCCCTTCTCGGAAGAGGTGGAGGGGGTCTCGAAAGCGAAGGCGACGGAGGTCATCAGCAGGCAGGAAGCCACAGCCATCAGGACGGCTTTCTTCATTGTAATCTCCTTGGGGTTGTTGCCATGTCGTAATGCGTTGAACTCCGCGATGCGACGCGCGTGGTGGGGACGCATCGCATCACGTGGGAAGTGGCTACGCCGTCCTGCATTACCGCTCCCTTTCGCTCGGGTTACAGAACTGTAAGACTTGCGCCGTTCTGAAACCACCGGCGCATTGACACCCGTAAGGGCGAGGACTAATTTGCCTGTCATGCGCATTCTGCTTGTCGAAGACGACCCCAAAATCGCCGCGTTCATCTCCCAGGGCCTCAAACAGAACGGCTTCGCTGTGGATCAGTGCGCCACCGGAACCGACGGCCTGCATCTGGCCCTGACGGAGTCCTACTCGGCCGCCGTGGTGGACGTGATGCTCCCCGAGCTCGACGGGCTCAAGCTCATCGAGGAGATGCGCAAGCAGCGCGTGAACACCCCGGTGATCATTCTTTCCGCCAAGCGCTCTGTGGACGACCGCGTCCGGGGCCTCCAGTCCGGCGGGGACGACTACCTCTCCAAGCCGTTCTCCTTCGCGGAGCTGCTGGCCAGGCTCCAGGCGCTCATCCGGCGCTCCACCAGCACCGCCGAGACCACCCACCTGAGCGTCGGCGCCCTGAGCATGAACCTGCTCACCCGCGACGTGACCCGCGACGGCTCGGCCATCAGCCTGCAGCCGCGCGAGTTCTCACTGCTGGAGTTCTTCATGCGCAACCCGGGCAAGGTGCTCTCCAAGACCATGATCATGGAGCACGTCTGGAACTACAACTTCGATCCCCAGACCAACGTGGTGGACGTGCTGGTCTGCCGCCTGCGCAACAAGATCGACCGCGATTTCAATCCCAAGATGCTCTCCACGCTGCGGGGGGTTGGCTATGTCCTCAAGCCTCCTCGCAACGATTAGGCGCAGCACCGGCTTTCGCCTCACAGTCCGCTACGCCGTCGTCTTCATCCTGAGCTCCCTGGTGCTCTTTGTGCTGGCCTACATGCTGCTGGCCAACGCCGTGCGCACGCAGGATCAAAAGCTCATCACTGAAAAGCTCAACGAGTACAGTTATATCGAGCGCACCAAGGGGCTCGCCGCGCTGGTGGAGCTGGTGCGGCGCGACTTGGAAGACTACGAAGAGCCGGATTCCTTCGTGCGCATCCTGGACAGCAAGGGCGCCGAACTGCTCACCCTGGCCCCGCAGACATGGCGCGGCGTGCCGGCCAAGGCCCTGGAGGACAGGCTCCACGAGGGCGGGCAGTGGCTGCTCTGGAAGTCCGAGGAGACGGGCGAGGTCTACGAGTTCGGGCTGCGTAGGCTCTCCAGCGGCGCGGCCATCATCGTGGGCGGCGACGCCCGCTCCCGCGAGGCCCTGCTGAGCGAGTTCCAGCGCATCTTCCTGGGCATCACGGTCACGGTTGTGGCGCTGGGCGTCATCGTGGGCACGGTGCTCTCCTACCGCAGCCTGGCCCCCATCCGCGACCTCATCGCCACGGTGAAGTCCATCGAGCAGGGCAGCCTTGGGGTCCGCGTGCCCACGCGCGGCACCGGCGACGAACTGGACGAGCTGGCCAGCCTGTTCAACTCCATGCTGGGGCGCATCTCCACGCTCATCCAGGGCATGCGCGACGCCCTGGACAACGTGGCGCACGACCTGCGCACCCCCTTGACCAGGGCCAAGGCCGTCATCGAGACGGCGTTGCAGGCCGACCTGAACGAGACGGGGCTGCGCGAAGCGCTTATGGACTGCGCCGAGGAGAACGAGCGCATCCGCACCACGCTCAACACCCTCATGGACATCTCCGAGGCCGAGACGGGCACCATGCGCCTGGACATCCGGCGCGAGGACCTGGCCCTGCTCATCGAGGAGAGCGCCGAGGTCTACGAGTACCTGGCCATGGAGAAGGGCGTCGCCCTCGTCACCGACGCCACGCCCGGGTTGTACGCCCTGGTGGACGGCGGGCGCGTGCGCCAGGTGCTGGCCAACCTGCTGGACAACGCCCTCAAGTACTCCAAGCCCGGCGGCAGGGTGCAGTTGCGCGGGTGGAGCGAGGGGGGGCACGTACGCGTGATGGTGAGCGACGAGGGGGAGGGCATCCCCGCCCAGGACATGCCGAGGATCTTCGAACGGCTCTACCGGGGCGACAAGAGCCGCACCCACCGGGGGCTTGGGCTCGGGCTGTCGCTGGTGCGGGCGGTGCTCAAGGCCCACGGCGGGGATGTGAGCGTGCGGAGCGTTGTGGGGAAGGGCAGCGAGTTTGAGTTCACGCTGCCGGGGGCGGCGTAGGGCCGCGCCTACTCGAACGGCCCCTTGGGCCAGTGCTCGCTGCGGTCCTTGAACACCTTCTCCAGCGCGGCGTATTCCTTCCTATCCTCTTCGGTGCGGGCGTAGCTCCTGGCCTTTTCCATCTGGAAGCGGGTCTGGCGGCGGTCGCCGGTGTAGACCGCGCTGTAGGCCAGGTTCAGGTGGGCGTGGAAGAGGTCGCCGGCCTCGCCGTAGGTGCGCCCGAGCTGCTGCCTCACGTCGGGCGATTCGGGCATGGCCATCACCACCCTGCGCATCAGGTCCAGCGACTCCTTGTAGCGGCGCTCCTGCGCCAGAATCTGCGAATACTCGGCCAGGGCCACCATGTCCCTGGGGTTGGCCTCCACGGCGCGGCGCAGCAGGTTCGAGGCCCGGTCGAACTCCCGAACCTTCAGGTAGAACTGCCCGGCTTCGCGCAGCCAGAGCGCGTCGTTGCCGCCCTCCTTGAGCGCCGCCTCGAAGGCCGCGCGGGCCTTGTCGTTCTCGTTGGTGCGGCCCAGGGCCATGGCCAGGCCCAGGCGGTCCAGCTTGGTCATGGAGGCGCCCTTCTTGCCGTAGTAGCCGATGGCCAGGGCCGGGTCGCCGTAGCGGCTGCGGATGATGGTCTGCACGCGCAGGAAGCGCTCGTCGCGGTTGGGCCGGGCGGCGATGTCCTTGCTCATGCGGGTGACCCGTTCGGTGAGGTAGCCGATGCGCTCGTTGATGTCCGGGTGCGTGGACAGGTAGGAGGGGATGGACCCGTACCCCTTGAATATCTTCATGCGCTGCATGATCTCGAAGGCGTGGGGCAGGCCGCCCGGAGGATAGCCCGCGCCAACCAGGTAGTTCATGCCCACTTCGTCGGCTTCGCGCTCGTCGTCCCGGGAGTAGTTGAGCATGGCCTGCTGGGCGGCGGCCTGGCTGCCCATCATCAGGGCCGCGCCGCCCTCCCTGGAGCCGCCCGCGGCGCCCAGGGCGAAGCCCGCCAGCACCCCCAGCATCGTGGCGATGCTCATGGCGCGACCCGTCTCGATGCGTTTGGCGATGTGGCGCTGCGTCACGTGGGCCAGTTCGTGCCCCAGCACGCCCGCCACCTCGGATTCGTGCTCCATGTTCAGGATCAGGCCGGTGAACACGAACACGTAGCCCGCGGGCGCGGCGAAGGCGTTGACGGCGTTGTCCTTGACCACGGCCACGGTGAACTTGAAAGGCTGGGGCGGCATCTGGCGCACCAGGCTGGCCACGATGTCGCGGGTGTAGTCCACCACCTCGGAGTCGTCGATCATGGGCAGCTTGGAGCGGATGAGCACGTTGAACTTGTCGCCGAGCTCCTTCTCGTCCTTGATGCCGAAGCTGAAATATCCGGCCTGGGCCTGGGGAGCGCCCAACCAGGCGGGGAAAACCGTCACCAGCGCCAGGGCGAGGGCCATGGCGCGGGCGAAAGGCCCGAAACTGCGGGAATGGGCGGAGTGCATGGGAGGTTTATAAACCCTTTGCTGGCGTTGGCAACAGCGGAGCGCAAGCGGCGGAGGCGCGGGCTCCGTCTGCTAGTCGCCCTTTGGGGGGAGAAGGTTACCGGCGCTTGCCGGTTCCCGAACGGGCGGGCTCAAGTGTGGCGTTCCAGACGTTCAAACCTTCGAACAAGCATGGATGTGCGGGGCCCAGGCTTCCCGCGCGAGAATGGTTGTGCGATTCTCCGTATGCACACACATCCGTACGCGTTACGGCGCCAGGGAGCAGACAACGAAAAATCCCCCCGGAGCGGGCTCCGGGGGGATCGAAAAGACACAAGGACGGGAGCGAACCTAGCGGTTCATCATGTCCAGGAACTCCTTGTTGCTCTTGGTGCCGCGCATCTTGTCCAGCAGGAACTCCATGGAGTCGATGGGGCTCATGGGGGCCAGGAACTTGCGCAGGATCCACACGCGGTTCAGCTGGTCCTCGGGGAGCAGCAGCTCCTCCTTGCGGGTGCCGGAGCGGTTCAGGTCGATGGCGGGGTAGACGCGCTTCTCGGAGAGGTGGCGGTCCAGGTAGAGCTCCATGTTGCCGGTGCCCTTGAACTCCTCGAAGATGACCTCGTCCATGCGCGAGCCGGTGTCGATGAGCGCGGTGGCGATGATGGTCAGGGAGCCGCCTTCCTCGATGTTGCGCGCCGCGCCGAAGAAGCGCTTGGGGCGCTGCAGGGCGTTGGCGTCCAGGCCGCCGGAGAGCACGCGGCCGGAGGAGGGGGTCACGGCGTTGTAGGCGCGGCCCAGGCGGGTGATGGAGTCCAGCAGGACCACCACGTCGCGCTTGCGCTCGACCAGGCGCTTGGCCTTCTCCATGACCATCTCGGCCACCTGCACGTGGCGCTGGGGCGGTTCGTCGAAGGTGGAGCTGACAACCTCGGCGCGCACGGTGCGTTCCATGTCGGTCACTTCCTCCGGGCGCTCGTCGATGAGCAGCACGATGAGGTAGACGTCGGGGTTGTTGGCGTTGATGGAGTTGGCGATGGTCTGCAGCAGCATGGTCTTGCCGGTGCGGGGCGGGGCCACGATCAGGCCGCGCTGCCCGTGGCCGATGGGGGCCAGAAGGTCGATCACCCGGGAGGAGTAGTTCTTGTCCCCGTTCTCCATGACCAGGCGGCGGTTGGGATAGAGCGGGGTCAGGTTGTCGAAGAGCACCAGGTTCTTGGAGGCCTCGGGGGGCTGGAAGCCGATCTCGGAGACTCGCAGCAGTGCGAAGTAGCGCTCGCCCTCTTTGGGGGGGCGGATCTGGCCCGAGACGACGTCGCCCTTGCGCAGGCCGAAGCGGCGGATCTGCGAGGGGGAGACGTAGATGTCGTCGGGGCCCGGCATGTAGCTGTACATGGGGGAGCGGAGGAAACCGAAGCCGTCAGGCAGGATTTCCAGCACGCCCTCCCCGAAGATGGAGCCGTTCTGCGAGGCGCAGTTCTGCAGGATGCCGAAGATGAGCTCCTGCTTGCGCATGCCGCTGGGGTTTTCAACATTGAATTGGATGGCCAATTCCATGAGCTCGGGCATGCTTTTCAGCTTGAGATCGGAGAGATTCATCGAGAACTCCGTGCGGATGTGATTGGAGAGCTGAAGGCCGCCGCCAGGGGCACGAGCCCGGCGGAGAGGGTGCCTGCGTCATTAATGTCGACGCAATACGACGTGGATACGATCAAAGGCATAGAGTGCGTTGATGGACGAAAGCCGCCGATTGTTGTGGGGGTATTCCACCCTTCATCATACAGAGGTGGAAATCAAGTCCTGCCTGTTCGCCTATGTGCAAGCTCCGCACATTCCGCGCCCGAAGGGGGACGCTTCGTGCGCCACAGCCCGCCATGCAGAGTACCGCATATCGCAGTGTATCTCTTAAGGTGCTGGATGCTTTATGAACGCGGTGTGAGTGAATTTATGGCTTGCCCAGGACGGTCCATATATCATTTTGAAATGGTGTCAAGGGCGGGCCGGTCTCCGTGTGAAAAAATGCTCAATTACCGCATCATTCGGGAGTCTTGGGCTTCAGCACGTCCTCAAAGAGGGCGTTGATCTCGTCTTTCACGGAATCCTGGGGGATCTCCAGCGAATAGGCGACTTCCAGGGTCAGCAGGCCGGTAGCCTGCTCCAGCAGCCTGCGCTCCCCGAAGGAGAGCTCCTTGCCGCCGCCTATGAGCAGCAGCTCCTTGAGCACGTAAGCCACATCGCCCAGGTTGCCGCTTTTGAGCTTTTCGGAATATTCGCGGTAACGCCTGTTCCAGTTCTGCCCGGTGTAGCCGGTGAAGGTGGAGCGGTCCTTGAGGGACTCCATGATGGCCCGGGCCTCATCAGGCGGGCAGACGTGGCGCAGGCCCACGTTCACGGCGTTCTTCACGGGGACCATCAGCGTGACGTTGTTGGTCAGAATCCGGACGATGTAGAAGTCAACGGCTTGGCCCCCCACGGTCTGGGACTCGATCCGCTCGACTTTGCCCACACCCTGGGCAGGGTAAACCACTAACTCGTCCAGAGAAAACACGTGGGCGAAACTCCTTGCTGTCACATGAGCCAGGGGATTGCTGAGGGATGCCCGAGGCGGATTTGCCAGACGCCGCCCCCGGTGGGAG includes:
- a CDS encoding DsrE family protein is translated as MADTFCVTITHCRTDGDKATLGFVVANAALGSEKDTMIFLSTDGVYCAVKGEAEKIDEGAPFAPLKELINKFVAAGGKIYVCTPCLKKRGLSETDLIEGATPAGGAVLVEWLSNGSPCVAY
- a CDS encoding sulfurtransferase TusA family protein, coding for MSATETTLAALRPDRVFDGGDLDCGSGLALMIREHMLAVPPGGVLEMLSREPTVADDLPPWCRLSGHQYLGSLPGEGRTRYFMRRGEAAGSANAADAERKALEEDKRRAKAYEWRLRVRAGANLSSTAYCRNFSWKLGQPASFEERDEHPSAVEALLGALGGALATGYATECSRDGLEMDDIEITVKGRLGNILAHLGLEEGDPSFSGIEVRCFASTLDDETKARAAWDRAVARSPLAATLAKALDLKTSFTTV
- a CDS encoding cobalamin-independent methionine synthase II family protein, coding for MTTFTTTQVGSWPRSKRMLRALRDRRTGAMNRAAFDAVAEDEIRRTVRIQERAGLDVLVDGEHRRDNFYSFITDKVEGTRLMSLAEMLDEMEDKSGFEEMLTTLDVPASAIRNPTCIGRLARREPLAVDDLRFMRTLTDKPVKITLPGPYLLTRSMWVGAYTRKVYASQREMGDDVVRLLREELLELAAEGCEFVQFDEPVLTEVVMSGECGRRTFMUATLATRRDVGEELGYAAELINRVVEGVEGTRTGLHICRGNWSTREEVLLTGDYRPLLPALTKMRVRQFVLEYATPRAGEIEVVGAALSGAVPGSRTPRELGLGVVNPRTVEVETPEEIAAHAEEALRFYRPDQLFLNTDCGFGCFASRCVNVEEVAAAKIASIAQAARLLRERHG
- a CDS encoding response regulator transcription factor codes for the protein MRILLVEDDPKIAAFISQGLKQNGFAVDQCATGTDGLHLALTESYSAAVVDVMLPELDGLKLIEEMRKQRVNTPVIILSAKRSVDDRVRGLQSGGDDYLSKPFSFAELLARLQALIRRSTSTAETTHLSVGALSMNLLTRDVTRDGSAISLQPREFSLLEFFMRNPGKVLSKTMIMEHVWNYNFDPQTNVVDVLVCRLRNKIDRDFNPKMLSTLRGVGYVLKPPRND
- a CDS encoding sensor histidine kinase, with protein sequence MSSSLLATIRRSTGFRLTVRYAVVFILSSLVLFVLAYMLLANAVRTQDQKLITEKLNEYSYIERTKGLAALVELVRRDLEDYEEPDSFVRILDSKGAELLTLAPQTWRGVPAKALEDRLHEGGQWLLWKSEETGEVYEFGLRRLSSGAAIIVGGDARSREALLSEFQRIFLGITVTVVALGVIVGTVLSYRSLAPIRDLIATVKSIEQGSLGVRVPTRGTGDELDELASLFNSMLGRISTLIQGMRDALDNVAHDLRTPLTRAKAVIETALQADLNETGLREALMDCAEENERIRTTLNTLMDISEAETGTMRLDIRREDLALLIEESAEVYEYLAMEKGVALVTDATPGLYALVDGGRVRQVLANLLDNALKYSKPGGRVQLRGWSEGGHVRVMVSDEGEGIPAQDMPRIFERLYRGDKSRTHRGLGLGLSLVRAVLKAHGGDVSVRSVVGKGSEFEFTLPGAA
- a CDS encoding M48 family metallopeptidase, giving the protein MHSAHSRSFGPFARAMALALALVTVFPAWLGAPQAQAGYFSFGIKDEKELGDKFNVLIRSKLPMIDDSEVVDYTRDIVASLVRQMPPQPFKFTVAVVKDNAVNAFAAPAGYVFVFTGLILNMEHESEVAGVLGHELAHVTQRHIAKRIETGRAMSIATMLGVLAGFALGAAGGSREGGAALMMGSQAAAQQAMLNYSRDDEREADEVGMNYLVGAGYPPGGLPHAFEIMQRMKIFKGYGSIPSYLSTHPDINERIGYLTERVTRMSKDIAARPNRDERFLRVQTIIRSRYGDPALAIGYYGKKGASMTKLDRLGLAMALGRTNENDKARAAFEAALKEGGNDALWLREAGQFYLKVREFDRASNLLRRAVEANPRDMVALAEYSQILAQERRYKESLDLMRRVVMAMPESPDVRQQLGRTYGEAGDLFHAHLNLAYSAVYTGDRRQTRFQMEKARSYARTEEDRKEYAALEKVFKDRSEHWPKGPFE
- the rho gene encoding transcription termination factor Rho, with amino-acid sequence MNLSDLKLKSMPELMELAIQFNVENPSGMRKQELIFGILQNCASQNGSIFGEGVLEILPDGFGFLRSPMYSYMPGPDDIYVSPSQIRRFGLRKGDVVSGQIRPPKEGERYFALLRVSEIGFQPPEASKNLVLFDNLTPLYPNRRLVMENGDKNYSSRVIDLLAPIGHGQRGLIVAPPRTGKTMLLQTIANSINANNPDVYLIVLLIDERPEEVTDMERTVRAEVVSSTFDEPPQRHVQVAEMVMEKAKRLVERKRDVVVLLDSITRLGRAYNAVTPSSGRVLSGGLDANALQRPKRFFGAARNIEEGGSLTIIATALIDTGSRMDEVIFEEFKGTGNMELYLDRHLSEKRVYPAIDLNRSGTRKEELLLPEDQLNRVWILRKFLAPMSPIDSMEFLLDKMRGTKSNKEFLDMMNR
- a CDS encoding CarD family transcriptional regulator, whose protein sequence is MFSLDELVVYPAQGVGKVERIESQTVGGQAVDFYIVRILTNNVTLMVPVKNAVNVGLRHVCPPDEARAIMESLKDRSTFTGYTGQNWNRRYREYSEKLKSGNLGDVAYVLKELLLIGGGKELSFGERRLLEQATGLLTLEVAYSLEIPQDSVKDEINALFEDVLKPKTPE